One Candidatus Ornithobacterium hominis genomic region harbors:
- the coaE gene encoding dephospho-CoA kinase (Dephospho-CoA kinase (CoaE) performs the final step in coenzyme A biosynthesis.), producing the protein MKIIGITGGIGSGKTRVSKFITEVGYPVYFADDRAREIMNESEKIKAYLIKEYGKGIYIKNQLNRSLLASIVFKKNKALENLNKIVHPEIFLDFERWKTQQTQEFVFKEAAILFESGSYRFSDFNVTVEADEELRIERVMRRNHFTRAQVLERMANQWSSQQRQEKADYILWNNGSLVDLEKVTGEFLLFLSKKWN; encoded by the coding sequence ATGAAAATAATTGGAATCACAGGAGGCATCGGCTCGGGGAAGACAAGGGTTTCTAAATTCATTACCGAAGTGGGCTATCCAGTTTATTTTGCAGATGACCGTGCGAGGGAAATCATGAACGAATCAGAAAAAATTAAGGCTTATTTAATTAAAGAATACGGCAAGGGAATTTATATAAAAAATCAATTAAATCGATCTCTCTTGGCTTCTATTGTTTTTAAAAAAAATAAAGCCTTAGAAAATTTAAACAAAATTGTGCACCCAGAGATTTTCCTTGATTTTGAGCGGTGGAAAACACAGCAGACACAGGAATTTGTATTTAAAGAAGCTGCAATTTTATTTGAATCAGGTTCTTACCGTTTTTCTGACTTTAATGTGACGGTAGAAGCAGATGAAGAGTTAAGAATTGAGCGGGTGATGCGGCGAAATCACTTTACCCGAGCACAAGTCTTGGAACGTATGGCAAATCAATGGAGTAGCCAACAAAGGCAAGAAAAAGCGGATTATATTTTGTGGAACAATGGGAGTTTAGTAGATTTAGAAAAAGTGACGGGTGAATTTTTGCTTTTTTTGAGTAAAAAATGGAATTAA